Proteins encoded by one window of Oreochromis niloticus isolate F11D_XX linkage group LG17, O_niloticus_UMD_NMBU, whole genome shotgun sequence:
- the LOC112842621 gene encoding mucin-5AC-like: MTTTVASTTTTVVPTTTSASPTTTTVAPTTPSAAPTTTTAATTTTRVAPTTTSLAQTTTTAAPTTTTVASTTTTVAQTTTSVAPTTTTVAQTTATMAPTTTTAAPTTKSATPTTTTAAPTTTVAPTTTIVPPSITSSSFPTTTTAAPTTTPVAPTTTTAAPTTTTATTTTLTGAQTTTTVTPITTTAVPTTTTPATIPTTAAPTTTTAATITTTLSPAPTSAGPTTAAPPTKVPITATAVPTTTTAASSTTTMAPTTTTALPSTVVTTTTTTAPKTPTGTQTTTTTAPTTTASAPTTTTQTKTTAAPTTTTAAAATNTAAQTTTTASTTMTIVTPTTTTAALTTTIAVPTTTTAAPTTTTAAKTTPTVAPTTTTTTAAPKPTVVGLGAAGQTTLTTAPSLTITTTSPTPPSATSPSPTAAQTTVTAAPTTITAAPTSATSAPTTITSTTSTTAVVISNAFSIRMNVIHFLLGLLFILY, translated from the coding sequence ATGACAACCACTGTGGcttcaaccacaacaacagttgtaCCGACCACAACATCTgcttctccaaccacaacaacagtggcTCCAACCACACCATCTGCTGCACCAACAACGACTACAGCTGCTACAACCACAACAAGAGTGGCTCCAACCACAACATCTCTTGCACAAACAACGactacagctgctccaaccacaacaacagtggcGTCAACGACAACAACTGTGGCACAAACCACAACATCAGtggctccaaccacaacaacagtagcTCAAACCACAGCAACAATGGCACCGACCAcgacaacagctgctccaaccacaaaaTCTGCtacaccaacaacaactacagctgctccaacaaccactgttgcaccaaccacaacaataGTGCCACCAAGCATaacatcttcttcttttccaacaacaactacagctgctccaaccacaacaccagtggcaccaaccacaacaacagctgctccaacaacaacaacagctactACAACAACATTAACTGGTGCTCAAACCACAACCACGGTGACACCAATCACAACCACTGCTgtaccaaccacaaccacaccTGCAACAATTCCAACAACAgcggcaccaaccacaaccactgctGCAACAATCACGACAACATTATCACCGGCACCAACCTCTGCAGGCCCAACCACTGCGGCCCCACCCACTAAAGTTCCAATCACAGCAACAGCTgtaccaaccacaacaacagctgcatcAAGCACGACCACAATGGccccaaccacaaccactgcaTTACCAAGCACTGTGgtaacaaccacaacaacaactgcaccaAAAACACCAACTGGCACTCAAaccacaaccacaacagctccaacaacaacagcatctGCTCCCACAACGACAACTCAAACGAAGACCACAgcggcaccaaccacaaccacagctgcagcagccacaaacacagctgcgcaaacaacaaccacagcttcaACAACCATGACAATAGTgacaccaaccacaaccactgctGCACTAACCACAACAATAGCTGTTCcgaccacaaccacagctgcaccaaccacaacaacagctgctaaAACAACACCAACAGTGGCGCCAacgacaacaacaactacagctgctcCTAAACCAACTGTTGTTGGTTTAGGAGCAGCAGGTCAAACCACTTTAACAACTGCACCATCCCTAACCATAACCACAACCTCTCCCACACCACCCTCCGCAACATCACCTTCtccaacagcagcacaaaccacagtaactgctgctccaaccacaatcactgcagcaccaacatCAGCAACATCTGCCCCAACAACAATTACTTCAACAACAAGCACTACAGCTGTTGTTATAAGTAATGCATTTTCTATCAGAATGAATGTAATCCATTTTCTATTGGGACTTCTCTTCATCCTTTATTAA